A single region of the Streptomyces caelestis genome encodes:
- a CDS encoding MFS transporter: MRPGGNRGWLLRLVIAFSFAQGAVSMARPAVSYRALALGADERAIGVIAGVYALLPLFAAVPLGRRTDHGRCAPLLPIGVGLISGGCALSGVADSLWAMALWSGVMGLGHLCFVIGSQSLVARQSAPHEQDRNFGHFTIGAALGQLVGPIAAGAVIGGDDMKGTSALALIVAGGVGAVAFTSLWRIEHRRTAATSRAEKGDRVPVGRILRTRGVPAGILISLAVLSATDILTAYLPVVGEHRGIAPSVIGLLLSLRAAATIACRLVLTPLLRLLGRTLLLTVTCLLAAVLCAGIALPVPVWALGLLLVLLGFCLGVGQPLSMTTVVQAAPDEARSTALALRLTGNRLGQVAAPAAAGLIAGVAGVAAPFVMLGALLLLSSGVAVRSRGEPGGAVEEGAGDARRPRVRLRRKSDM, encoded by the coding sequence GTGAGGCCCGGTGGGAACCGCGGCTGGCTGCTCCGCCTCGTCATCGCCTTCAGCTTCGCGCAGGGGGCGGTGTCGATGGCCCGGCCCGCCGTCTCCTACCGGGCCCTCGCGCTGGGCGCGGACGAGCGGGCGATCGGTGTGATCGCGGGCGTCTACGCCCTGCTGCCGCTGTTCGCGGCGGTCCCCCTGGGCCGTCGCACCGACCACGGCCGCTGCGCGCCCCTGCTGCCCATCGGCGTGGGCCTCATATCCGGCGGCTGCGCACTCAGCGGCGTCGCCGACTCCCTGTGGGCGATGGCCCTGTGGAGCGGCGTGATGGGCCTCGGCCACCTCTGCTTCGTCATCGGCTCCCAGTCCCTCGTGGCCCGCCAGTCCGCCCCGCACGAACAGGACCGGAACTTCGGGCACTTCACCATCGGTGCCGCGCTCGGCCAGCTGGTCGGCCCCATCGCCGCGGGCGCGGTGATCGGCGGCGACGACATGAAGGGCACCAGCGCGCTCGCCCTGATCGTGGCGGGCGGGGTCGGGGCGGTCGCGTTCACCTCGCTGTGGCGCATCGAGCACCGTCGCACGGCGGCGACCTCCCGCGCGGAGAAGGGCGACCGTGTCCCGGTCGGGCGCATCCTGCGCACCCGGGGCGTGCCGGCCGGCATCCTCATCAGCCTCGCCGTGCTGTCCGCGACCGACATCCTCACCGCCTACCTCCCGGTGGTCGGCGAACACCGGGGCATCGCGCCGTCCGTGATCGGCCTGCTGCTCAGCCTGCGGGCGGCGGCCACCATCGCGTGCCGCCTGGTGCTGACACCTCTGCTGCGGCTGCTCGGCCGGACCCTGCTGCTCACGGTGACCTGTCTGCTGGCGGCCGTGCTGTGCGCGGGCATCGCCCTGCCGGTGCCGGTGTGGGCACTCGGCCTGCTACTGGTGCTGCTCGGCTTCTGCCTCGGCGTCGGACAGCCGCTGTCCATGACGACGGTCGTCCAGGCCGCGCCCGACGAGGCCCGTTCCACGGCCCTGGCCCTGCGCCTGACCGGCAACCGGCTCGGCCAGGTGGCAGCGCCCGCGGCGGCCGGGCTGATCGCCGGGGTCGCGGGCGTGGCGGCGCCGTTCGTGATGCTCGGGGCGCTGTTGCTGCTGTCCTCGGGGGTTGCGGTGCGGTCGCGGGGGGAGCCGGGCGGGGCGGTGGAGGAAGGGGCGGGGGACGCCCGCCGACCGAGGGTGCGGCTGCGCCGGAAGAGCGATATGTGA
- the hmgA gene encoding homogentisate 1,2-dioxygenase — MGDGGTSRASGFERGGARKTAEGLTYLSGFGNEHSSEAVPGALPEGRNSPQRAPLGLYAEQLSGTAFTEPRAHNRRSWLYRIRPSAAHPAFTRTHNGSIRTAPFTQTVPDPNRLRWNPLPDPAPETDFLAGLWTLGGNGDATQRTGIAVHLYTANASMERVFSDADGELLILPERGGLLLRTEFGLLHVEPGHVALVPRGVRFRVELLDTASDGERSPTARGYVCENYGAPFRLPDLGPIGANGLANPRDFRAPVAAYEDVEGPVEVVNKFCGNLWTATYDHSPLDVVAWHGNHVPYVYDLRRFNVLGTITYDHPDPSIFTVLTSPSDTPGLAGADFVVFAPRWLVGEDTFRPPYFHRNVMTEYMGLIEGAYDAKAEGFVPGGGSLHNMMSAHGPDRETFDRASTAELRPQKIDDGLAFMFETRWPITLTPQAARAEHLQQRYDDAWQGLERHFRPLHRTAPTGTDGP; from the coding sequence ATGGGCGATGGGGGTACCTCCCGCGCGAGCGGGTTCGAGCGTGGGGGAGCGCGGAAGACCGCCGAAGGGCTGACCTATCTCTCCGGCTTCGGCAACGAGCACAGCTCCGAGGCCGTCCCGGGCGCGCTGCCGGAGGGCCGCAACTCGCCCCAGCGGGCACCGCTCGGGCTGTACGCGGAACAGCTCAGCGGTACGGCCTTCACCGAGCCCCGGGCCCACAACCGCCGCTCGTGGCTGTACCGGATCCGCCCCTCGGCCGCCCACCCGGCGTTCACCCGCACGCACAACGGCTCGATCCGCACCGCCCCCTTCACCCAGACCGTGCCCGACCCCAACCGCCTGCGCTGGAACCCGCTCCCCGACCCGGCGCCGGAGACCGACTTCCTGGCGGGCCTGTGGACCCTGGGCGGCAACGGCGACGCCACCCAGCGCACCGGCATCGCCGTCCACCTCTACACCGCCAACGCCTCGATGGAGCGGGTGTTCAGTGACGCCGACGGCGAGCTGCTCATCCTCCCGGAGCGCGGCGGCCTGCTCCTGCGCACGGAGTTCGGTCTGCTCCATGTGGAGCCGGGCCATGTGGCGCTCGTCCCGCGTGGGGTCCGCTTCCGTGTGGAGCTGCTCGATACCGCGTCCGACGGCGAGCGGAGCCCGACCGCCCGCGGCTATGTGTGCGAGAACTACGGCGCGCCCTTCCGCCTCCCCGACCTGGGCCCGATCGGCGCGAACGGCCTCGCCAACCCGCGGGACTTCCGCGCCCCGGTCGCCGCGTACGAGGACGTCGAGGGCCCGGTGGAGGTGGTGAACAAGTTCTGCGGCAACCTGTGGACGGCCACCTACGACCACTCCCCGCTCGACGTCGTCGCCTGGCACGGCAACCATGTGCCGTACGTCTACGACCTTCGCCGTTTCAATGTGCTCGGCACCATCACGTACGACCACCCGGACCCGTCGATCTTCACGGTGCTGACGTCCCCGTCGGACACCCCGGGGCTGGCCGGGGCCGACTTCGTGGTGTTCGCCCCGCGCTGGCTGGTGGGCGAGGACACATTCCGGCCGCCGTACTTCCACCGGAACGTGATGACCGAGTACATGGGCCTGATCGAGGGCGCCTACGACGCGAAAGCGGAGGGCTTCGTGCCGGGTGGCGGCTCGCTGCACAACATGATGTCGGCCCACGGCCCGGACCGGGAGACCTTCGACCGGGCGAGCACCGCCGAGCTGCGGCCGCAGAAGATCGACGACGGCCTGGCGTTCATGTTCGAGACGCGCTGGCCGATCACCCTCACCCCGCAAGCGGCCCGCGCCGAGCACCTCCAGCAGCGCTACGACGACGCCTGGCAGGGACTGGAGCGGCACTTCCGTCCCTTGCACCGAACAGCCCCGACCGGTACGGATG
- a CDS encoding TetR/AcrR family transcriptional regulator, giving the protein MKPVPHATSLRRAPVQRRSAERLTRILDACADLLDEVGYDALSTRAVAQRAGVPIGSVYRFFGNKRQMVDALAQRNLERFSERVTQRLRETGDGGWREAMDAVLDEYLEMKRTAPGFSLVDFGNQIPVGARQAEPNHRVADRLTELLSGYLDRAPDEELRRVFLIAVETADTLVHLAFRVAPDGDQKIIEETREMLRAYLARVLD; this is encoded by the coding sequence ATGAAGCCCGTGCCCCATGCGACATCGCTCCGTCGTGCGCCCGTGCAGCGGCGCAGCGCCGAACGCCTGACCAGGATCCTCGACGCCTGCGCCGACCTCCTCGACGAGGTCGGCTACGACGCGCTGAGCACCCGTGCCGTAGCCCAGCGGGCCGGAGTCCCCATCGGCTCGGTCTACCGCTTCTTCGGCAACAAGCGCCAGATGGTCGACGCGCTGGCCCAGCGCAACCTGGAGCGCTTCTCGGAGCGGGTCACCCAGCGCCTGCGGGAGACGGGCGACGGGGGCTGGCGCGAGGCCATGGACGCCGTGCTCGACGAGTACCTGGAGATGAAGCGCACCGCGCCCGGCTTCTCCCTCGTCGACTTCGGCAACCAGATCCCGGTCGGCGCCCGCCAGGCCGAACCGAACCACCGCGTCGCCGACCGCCTCACCGAACTCCTCTCCGGCTATCTCGACCGTGCGCCCGACGAGGAGCTGCGCCGGGTGTTCCTCATCGCGGTCGAGACCGCCGACACCCTCGTGCACCTGGCGTTCCGCGTCGCGCCGGACGGGGACCAGAAGATCATCGAGGAGACGCGGGAGATGCTGCGGGCGTATCTGGCCCGGGTGCTCGACTGA
- a CDS encoding molybdopterin oxidoreductase family protein, with amino-acid sequence MSRTALRICPLCEATCGLTLTIEGTRVTHARGDRDDVFSKGFVCPKGASFGAADADPDRLRTPLVRRDGELREATWEEAFDAVAAGIRPVVERYGPNSVGVVLGNPNVHTMAGALYPPVLLAGLGTRSVFTASTVDQMPKHVSSGLLYGDANAIPVPDLDHTDHLLLIGANPLESNGSLCTAPDFPGKLKALKARGGTLVVIDPRRTRTAKLADRHIAVRPGTDALLLAAMAQVLFGEGLAEPTPHVQGVEEVADALREFTPEAVAAACDVEADVIRTLARELAAAPTAAVYGRIGSCTVPHGTLASWLVDVLNILTGNLDRPGGALFPQAATDKTPRPAGPGRGFALGRWHSRVSRHPEAKGELPLSALAEEIDTATEEGEPVRALIAVAANPVLSAPDGDRLDKALDSLDFMVSVDPYLNETARHADVVLPPPPPSQSPHHDFALNTLAVRNQVRYTRPAIPLEPGRMAETEILARLILAVTDWGLPCSSEAESLGKHGADPAAVDQMVIDQTLGKAVKEPHSPVHGRDPRELAARLTGDTGPERRLDMMLRLGPYGDGFGVRPDGLTLERLLAHPHGIDLGPLRPRLPQPLKTRSGKVELLPRPIANDLPRLKRAMEERPDGLVLVGRRHLRSNNSWMHNVPALTGGSNRCTLHIHPEDAERLGVRDGAPVRVKGAGGEVTAPAEVTDEVRRGVVSLPHGWGHDRPGTRLSHAATDPGVNVNQLLDGRLLDPLSGNAVLNAVPVEVAPETAPGCASVTEKLMPLT; translated from the coding sequence GTGTCCCGCACCGCCCTGCGTATCTGTCCCCTGTGCGAGGCCACCTGCGGCCTGACCCTCACCATCGAGGGGACGCGCGTCACCCACGCGCGAGGTGACCGTGACGACGTCTTCAGCAAGGGGTTCGTCTGCCCCAAGGGCGCCTCCTTCGGGGCCGCCGACGCCGACCCCGACCGGTTGCGCACGCCGCTCGTGCGCCGGGACGGCGAGCTGCGCGAGGCCACCTGGGAGGAGGCCTTCGACGCGGTCGCCGCCGGCATCCGGCCCGTCGTCGAGCGGTACGGCCCGAACTCCGTCGGCGTCGTCCTCGGCAACCCCAACGTGCACACCATGGCCGGCGCCCTCTACCCGCCGGTGCTGCTCGCCGGGCTCGGCACGCGCAGCGTCTTCACCGCCTCCACGGTCGACCAGATGCCCAAGCACGTCTCCAGCGGACTGCTCTACGGCGACGCGAACGCCATCCCCGTGCCCGACCTGGACCACACCGACCATCTGCTCCTGATCGGCGCCAACCCGCTGGAGTCCAACGGCAGCCTGTGCACGGCCCCCGACTTCCCCGGCAAGCTCAAGGCCCTCAAGGCCCGTGGCGGCACGCTCGTCGTGATCGACCCGCGGCGCACCCGCACCGCGAAGCTCGCCGACCGGCACATCGCCGTGCGGCCCGGCACCGACGCGCTGCTGCTGGCCGCGATGGCCCAGGTGCTCTTCGGCGAGGGCCTCGCCGAACCGACCCCGCACGTCCAGGGCGTCGAGGAAGTGGCCGACGCCCTGCGCGAGTTCACCCCCGAAGCCGTCGCCGCCGCCTGCGATGTCGAGGCCGACGTCATCCGCACCCTCGCCCGCGAACTCGCCGCCGCCCCCACCGCCGCCGTCTACGGCCGCATCGGCAGCTGCACCGTCCCGCACGGCACCCTGGCCAGCTGGCTCGTCGACGTCCTGAACATCCTCACCGGCAACCTCGACCGGCCCGGCGGGGCGCTCTTCCCGCAGGCCGCCACCGACAAGACCCCGCGCCCCGCCGGACCCGGCCGCGGCTTCGCGCTCGGGCGCTGGCACTCCCGCGTGAGCCGGCACCCGGAGGCCAAGGGCGAGCTGCCCCTGTCCGCCCTCGCGGAGGAGATCGACACCGCCACCGAGGAGGGCGAGCCGGTCCGCGCGCTCATCGCCGTCGCCGCCAACCCCGTGCTCTCCGCGCCCGACGGGGACCGGCTCGACAAGGCCCTCGACTCGCTCGACTTCATGGTCAGCGTCGACCCGTACCTCAACGAGACCGCACGCCACGCCGACGTCGTCCTGCCTCCGCCCCCGCCCTCCCAGAGCCCGCACCACGACTTCGCCCTCAACACCCTCGCCGTGCGCAACCAGGTCCGCTACACCCGTCCCGCGATCCCGCTGGAGCCGGGCCGGATGGCCGAGACGGAGATCCTGGCGCGGCTGATCCTCGCCGTGACCGATTGGGGTCTCCCCTGCTCGAGCGAAGCCGAGAGCTTGGGGAAGCACGGGGCGGATCCGGCCGCCGTCGACCAGATGGTCATCGACCAGACCCTGGGCAAGGCCGTCAAGGAGCCGCACTCGCCCGTGCACGGCCGTGACCCCCGTGAGCTCGCCGCCCGGCTCACCGGCGACACCGGCCCCGAGCGGCGGCTGGACATGATGCTGCGCCTCGGCCCCTACGGCGACGGCTTCGGCGTACGACCCGACGGGCTGACCCTGGAGAGGCTGCTCGCCCACCCGCACGGCATCGACCTCGGCCCGCTGCGGCCCCGGCTGCCGCAGCCGCTGAAGACCAGGAGCGGCAAGGTCGAGCTGCTGCCGCGGCCGATCGCGAACGACCTGCCCCGCCTGAAGCGCGCGATGGAGGAGCGCCCCGACGGACTCGTGCTGGTCGGCCGCCGTCACCTCCGCTCGAACAACAGCTGGATGCACAACGTGCCCGCCCTCACCGGCGGCTCCAACCGCTGCACCCTGCACATCCACCCCGAGGACGCCGAACGGCTGGGCGTGCGCGACGGGGCGCCGGTGCGCGTGAAGGGCGCCGGGGGAGAGGTGACCGCACCGGCCGAGGTCACGGACGAGGTGCGCCGGGGTGTGGTGAGCCTGCCGCACGGCTGGGGCCACGACCGCCCCGGCACCCGTCTCAGCCACGCCGCGACGGACCCCGGCGTCAACGTCAACCAGCTCCTCGACGGCCGTCTGCTCGACCCGCTGTCGGGTAACGCGGTCCTCAACGCAGTGCCCGTCGAGGTGGCCCCCGAGACGGCCCCCGGATGCGCATCCGTGACCGAAAAGCTCATGCCTCTGACCTGA
- a CDS encoding CitMHS family transporter: protein MLTILGFTMIATFLVLIMMKKMSPIAALVLIPALFCVFVGKGAKLGDYVLDGVTDLAPTAAMLMFAIVYFGVMIDVGLFDPIVRGILKFCKADPMRIVVGTAVLASIVSLDGDGSTTFMITVSAMYPLYKRLKMSLVVMTGVAAMANGVMNTLPWGGPTARAATALKLDASDIFVPMIPALLVGLLFVFVLSYVLGVRERRRLGVLTLDEVLVEEKVEEKETETVLVGAGGSGDGKVDMRKSLTGNGGAAGGAGSGADAPEDDAHDEDGFQGLDPHRATLRPKLYWFNALLTVGLLTAMIMELLPIPVLFLLGAALVLTVNFPHIPDQKARIAAHAENVLNVSGMVFAAAVFTGVLQGTGMVDHMAKWMVDVIPGSMGPHMALVTGILSLPLTYFMSNDGFYFGVLPVLAEAGAAHGVSPLEMARASLVGQPLHMSSPLVPAVYVLVGMAKVEFGDHTKFVVKWAALTCLVILGAGMLFGII, encoded by the coding sequence ATGCTGACCATCCTCGGCTTCACCATGATCGCGACCTTCTTGGTCCTGATCATGATGAAGAAGATGTCGCCGATCGCGGCGCTCGTGCTGATTCCCGCGCTGTTCTGCGTGTTCGTCGGCAAGGGCGCCAAGCTCGGCGACTACGTCCTCGACGGCGTGACCGACCTCGCCCCCACTGCGGCGATGCTCATGTTCGCGATCGTCTACTTCGGTGTGATGATCGATGTCGGTCTCTTCGATCCGATCGTCCGAGGCATCCTCAAATTCTGCAAAGCCGACCCGATGCGGATCGTCGTCGGCACCGCGGTGCTCGCCTCGATCGTGTCGCTGGACGGCGACGGCTCGACCACCTTCATGATCACCGTCTCGGCGATGTACCCGCTGTACAAGCGCCTGAAGATGAGCCTGGTCGTGATGACCGGTGTCGCCGCCATGGCCAACGGCGTGATGAACACCCTCCCCTGGGGCGGCCCCACCGCCCGCGCCGCGACCGCGCTCAAGCTCGACGCCAGCGACATCTTCGTCCCGATGATCCCGGCGCTCCTGGTGGGCCTGCTGTTCGTCTTCGTCCTCTCCTACGTCCTCGGCGTGCGGGAGCGCCGGCGGCTGGGCGTGCTGACGCTGGACGAGGTGCTGGTGGAGGAGAAGGTCGAGGAGAAGGAGACCGAGACGGTCCTCGTGGGAGCCGGCGGCTCCGGCGACGGCAAGGTCGACATGCGCAAGAGCCTGACGGGCAACGGCGGCGCCGCCGGCGGTGCGGGCTCCGGGGCGGACGCCCCCGAGGACGACGCCCACGACGAGGACGGCTTCCAGGGCCTCGACCCCCACCGCGCCACGCTGCGCCCCAAGCTGTACTGGTTCAACGCGCTGCTCACGGTCGGGCTGCTCACCGCCATGATCATGGAACTGCTGCCGATCCCGGTGCTGTTCCTGCTCGGCGCCGCGCTCGTGCTCACCGTGAACTTCCCGCACATCCCGGACCAGAAGGCCCGCATCGCCGCCCACGCCGAGAACGTCCTGAACGTCTCCGGCATGGTCTTCGCCGCCGCCGTCTTCACCGGCGTCCTGCAGGGCACCGGCATGGTCGACCACATGGCCAAGTGGATGGTGGACGTCATCCCCGGCAGCATGGGCCCGCACATGGCCCTCGTCACCGGCATCCTCAGCCTCCCGCTCACCTACTTCATGTCGAACGACGGCTTCTACTTCGGTGTCCTCCCCGTCCTCGCGGAGGCGGGCGCCGCGCACGGTGTCTCCCCGCTGGAGATGGCCCGCGCCTCCCTCGTCGGCCAGCCGCTGCACATGTCGAGCCCTCTGGTCCCGGCCGTGTACGTCCTGGTCGGCATGGCCAAGGTCGAGTTCGGCGACCACACGAAGTTCGTCGTGAAGTGGGCCGCCCTCACCTGTCTCGTCATCCTCGGGGCGGGCATGCTCTTCGGCATCATCTGA